One part of the Anaerolineae bacterium genome encodes these proteins:
- a CDS encoding transposase, translating to AECAEGMHRWADQHRIARAYKKNEQAFIEAFNGTLRREEFGALKFRGDELELAQQYADAFLDYYHHRRPHLSLGMLTPARFAESHLP from the coding sequence AAGCCGAGTGCGCTGAGGGCATGCATCGCTGGGCGGATCAGCATCGTATCGCGCGGGCTTACAAGAAGAACGAACAGGCTTTCATTGAAGCCTTCAACGGCACGCTGCGCCGTGAGGAGTTTGGCGCTCTCAAGTTCCGGGGCGATGAATTGGAGCTGGCCCAGCAGTATGCCGATGCTTTTCTCGACTACTATCACCACCGGCGCCCCCATCTCTCACTCGGCATGCTCACGCCCGCTCGTTTCGCTGAGTCGCATTTGCCTTGA
- a CDS encoding glycosyltransferase, with translation MPLAGDRPLRILLISRCPPYPLHLGDRLIPYHLVRELSRRDHRVDLLAFYQQPEDMADVPHYRLFFDSVTLIREPARSPLSLLTRALRPDRRFPACRERSWSPEMWDAIADRLGNQPHKVDVVHLFGGVQVYEFRALACAYPNLIAPYESYSLFLERALTQARHPLERARVGLQRVMARHYESWMFSGYQRAVVVSEQDARTLRRLTPGLPVAVIPNGVDLERFVPTEHEPDTPTLIFTGNYDYAPNVDAALLLIREIFPAVRRAIPEAELLIVGHNPPAELRRLEGGGVRVTGRVPDLRPYLDDAHVYVSPLRVGAGIKNKILEAMAMQTAVVATPMSCDGIDIRDGRDVILAREPAEISRAAIRLLQDAELRRRIAHHGRRLVETRYTWGHVASAYEDLYSQLIREYDRSGGACPDSSRAAGMPSTRRSDR, from the coding sequence GTGCCCCTGGCCGGCGACAGGCCCCTGCGCATCCTGCTGATTTCCCGCTGCCCACCTTATCCGCTGCATCTGGGCGACCGGCTGATTCCCTACCATCTGGTGCGGGAGCTTTCCCGCCGCGATCACCGGGTGGACCTGCTGGCCTTCTATCAGCAGCCGGAAGACATGGCCGATGTGCCTCATTACCGCCTGTTCTTCGACAGCGTGACTCTGATCCGGGAGCCAGCCCGCAGCCCCCTGAGCCTGTTGACACGCGCCCTGCGCCCCGATCGCCGCTTTCCTGCCTGCCGGGAACGGAGCTGGTCACCGGAGATGTGGGATGCCATCGCCGACCGTCTGGGGAATCAGCCCCATAAGGTGGATGTGGTGCACCTGTTCGGCGGCGTGCAGGTCTACGAGTTCCGGGCGCTGGCCTGCGCTTACCCCAACCTGATCGCGCCTTACGAGAGCTACAGCCTGTTTCTGGAGCGGGCGCTGACCCAGGCCCGCCATCCGCTTGAACGGGCGCGGGTAGGGCTGCAGCGGGTCATGGCCCGCCATTACGAGTCCTGGATGTTTAGCGGCTATCAGCGCGCGGTGGTGGTTTCCGAGCAAGATGCCCGTACCCTGCGTCGCCTGACGCCAGGGCTGCCGGTGGCCGTCATCCCTAACGGCGTCGACCTGGAGCGTTTTGTTCCGACGGAGCACGAGCCGGATACACCGACGCTGATCTTCACCGGCAATTATGACTACGCCCCTAATGTGGACGCTGCCCTGCTGTTGATCCGGGAGATTTTCCCGGCGGTCAGGCGGGCCATTCCGGAGGCGGAACTGCTGATCGTGGGGCATAATCCGCCTGCTGAGTTGCGCCGGCTGGAAGGCGGCGGCGTGCGCGTGACCGGGCGCGTGCCGGACCTGCGGCCTTACCTGGATGACGCCCATGTGTACGTCAGCCCGCTGCGGGTAGGCGCGGGCATCAAAAACAAGATTCTGGAGGCGATGGCCATGCAAACCGCGGTGGTCGCCACGCCGATGAGCTGCGACGGCATCGATATCCGCGATGGCCGGGATGTGATCCTCGCCAGGGAGCCTGCCGAGATCAGCCGGGCGGCAATCCGGTTGCTGCAGGACGCCGAATTGCGCCGCCGGATCGCTCACCATGGCCGCCGCCTGGTGGAGACCCGCTACACCTGGGGGCATGTCGCCAGCGCCTACGAAGACCTCTACAGCCAGCTGATCCGCGAATATGACAGGTCCGGCGGCGCCTGCCCGGACTCCAGTCGCGCAGCCGGGATGCCCTCCACGAGGCGCAGCGATCGATGA
- a CDS encoding glycosyltransferase family 2 protein: MIQATVPAPVRTPSGDSAARVVVIIPAYNEAGHIAQIIDRVRASVPGAAICVINDGSKDDTGRVAAAAGAITLNMPFNVGIGAAVQTGFLYAYRHDYAMAVRLDGDGQHPPEIIPTLLEALQRGDADMIIGSRFLTVEPAAYRGTLPRRVGIRLLAWVIGWLTGQPPTDPTSGLLAANRRAIAFCAHEYPHDYPEPEARVLMHRAGLRVREVPAAMRERLGGVSSITTARSVYYMSKVLLALLLDAIRRPRWKG, translated from the coding sequence ATGATTCAGGCTACGGTTCCCGCCCCCGTTCGGACGCCTTCCGGCGATTCTGCCGCCCGTGTTGTGGTGATCATCCCGGCTTACAACGAGGCGGGCCATATCGCCCAGATCATCGACCGGGTGCGCGCCAGCGTGCCGGGGGCCGCCATCTGCGTGATCAACGATGGCAGCAAGGATGATACCGGGCGTGTCGCCGCTGCCGCCGGGGCCATCACCCTCAACATGCCCTTCAACGTTGGGATCGGCGCGGCTGTCCAGACCGGCTTTCTTTACGCCTACCGTCATGATTACGCCATGGCGGTTCGCCTGGATGGCGACGGCCAGCACCCGCCGGAGATCATCCCGACACTGCTGGAGGCATTGCAGCGCGGCGACGCAGACATGATCATCGGCTCGCGCTTTCTGACGGTGGAACCGGCCGCCTACCGCGGTACGCTGCCGCGCCGGGTTGGCATCCGCTTACTGGCCTGGGTGATCGGCTGGCTGACCGGCCAGCCGCCGACCGACCCCACCAGCGGCCTGCTGGCCGCCAACCGCCGGGCAATCGCTTTCTGCGCCCACGAATACCCCCACGATTACCCGGAGCCGGAAGCCCGCGTGCTGATGCACCGGGCCGGGTTGCGCGTGCGGGAAGTGCCGGCGGCCATGCGCGAACGGCTGGGCGGCGTGTCATCGATCACCACGGCGCGATCGGTGTATTATATGAGCAAAGTGCTGCTGGCCCTGCTGCTGGACGCTATCCGCAGGCCGCGCTGGAAGGGCTGA
- a CDS encoding DUF2304 domain-containing protein: MDRQTLVGLIVTLGILLGVLELVRRRRLREEYSLLWILTAIALTVLNLWSAPLDWFAALTGIFRPTVLFVIAVGFFLLILLYYSTVLTRLADQNKDLAQEIALLRHEIEQLRRAGQENPPAEG; encoded by the coding sequence ATGGATCGTCAAACGCTGGTAGGCCTGATTGTCACGCTGGGCATCCTGCTGGGGGTGCTGGAACTGGTGCGCCGGCGGCGGCTGCGCGAGGAATACTCGCTGCTGTGGATCCTGACCGCCATCGCCCTGACCGTGCTCAACCTGTGGAGCGCGCCGCTGGACTGGTTCGCCGCGCTGACCGGCATCTTCCGACCAACGGTGCTGTTCGTCATTGCGGTGGGGTTCTTCCTGCTGATACTGCTCTATTACAGCACCGTGCTGACCCGCCTGGCTGACCAGAACAAAGACCTGGCCCAGGAGATCGCGCTGCTGCGCCATGAGATCGAGCAGTTGCGCCGCGCCGGGCAGGAAAATCCCCCTGCAGAGGGCTGA
- a CDS encoding GNAT family N-acetyltransferase, with translation MPIRPFRLPADAATLAGVLPSAFQYPEHPEWSLDTDQRKGLLESLRGLQRTWPLLRLLGLLHPPLRDIMRGFVWEEDGRPVGVINVTRQGASNTWLIGNVAVLPEYRRRGIARQLVEAALALARARGATRVILDVVEGNVPACALYERLGFIHYSGSVELEYLPEDGQTLPDLLLPDGYALGPLDRFDWETRLALARRITPGAVKRFEPVEPRRFRMPRSLRVAVPLFERLSGQHALLFALRTLDGTTVALGGCSVRTRPGGTNALSVQADPAHPAPLAALLATLLQETIWASPGQRIELSIAAWQPPLLAAARMLGFRQRCVYRRMGLILRE, from the coding sequence ATGCCCATCCGGCCATTCCGCCTTCCCGCTGATGCGGCTACCCTGGCTGGGGTCCTGCCCTCCGCGTTTCAGTACCCTGAGCATCCCGAATGGTCACTGGACACTGACCAGCGCAAAGGGCTACTGGAATCGCTGCGCGGGCTACAACGTACGTGGCCGCTGCTGCGCCTGCTGGGACTCCTTCACCCGCCGCTGCGGGATATCATGCGCGGCTTTGTCTGGGAGGAGGACGGCCGCCCGGTTGGCGTGATCAATGTGACCCGGCAGGGCGCCTCGAATACCTGGTTGATCGGCAACGTAGCCGTCCTGCCGGAATACCGGCGGCGGGGAATCGCCCGGCAACTGGTGGAAGCGGCGCTGGCGCTGGCCCGCGCACGGGGCGCAACGCGTGTGATCCTTGACGTGGTGGAGGGGAATGTCCCGGCCTGTGCGTTGTACGAGCGCCTGGGCTTCATTCACTATTCGGGCAGCGTCGAACTGGAGTACCTGCCGGAGGATGGGCAGACGTTACCGGATCTGTTGCTGCCGGACGGCTACGCGCTCGGCCCGCTGGATCGCTTTGACTGGGAGACGCGCCTGGCGTTGGCCCGGCGGATCACGCCGGGGGCGGTCAAGCGCTTTGAGCCGGTGGAACCCCGCCGCTTCCGTATGCCGCGCTCACTGCGCGTTGCCGTCCCGCTGTTTGAGCGTCTTTCCGGCCAGCACGCCCTGCTATTCGCCCTGCGCACTCTGGACGGTACGACAGTCGCCCTGGGTGGATGCAGCGTCCGGACTCGTCCCGGCGGCACCAATGCGCTCAGCGTGCAGGCCGATCCCGCCCATCCCGCGCCGCTGGCGGCGCTGCTGGCCACCTTGCTCCAGGAAACGATCTGGGCCAGCCCTGGGCAGCGGATCGAACTATCGATTGCCGCCTGGCAGCCGCCACTGCTGGCCGCGGCCAGGATGCTGGGCTTCCGGCAGCGGTGCGTTTACCGGCGTATGGGCCTGATCCTGCGGGAATGA